The following are from one region of the Paenibacillus sp. JZ16 genome:
- a CDS encoding YlmH family RNA-binding protein, with protein sequence MKLDIYDHFHKDEREFVDRAWEWVVNAGQYHEAKLTDFLDPRQRFILESLVNRHPDVHAMFDGGHADAERVRAWIAPDYRALEGEDFKMKVLSISSGDQKFLELEHGDYMGSILGLGIKRSKIGDIHVLADGCHAVVADDISAFLHLNLSQVHRVHVMTELLPMDKLEVARTNFETMDITVSSMRLDGIASDAYRISRTKIVVPIKAGRCRVNWKVEEDPSTNLKEGDVVSIQGFGRFKVLETGSLTKKGRYRIKVGKYA encoded by the coding sequence ATGAAACTGGACATCTACGATCATTTTCACAAGGATGAACGGGAGTTTGTGGACCGGGCTTGGGAGTGGGTTGTCAATGCCGGACAATATCATGAAGCGAAACTGACGGATTTTCTGGATCCTCGTCAGCGATTCATTCTGGAATCGCTCGTGAATCGTCATCCGGATGTGCATGCCATGTTTGATGGTGGACATGCTGATGCAGAACGCGTTCGGGCGTGGATCGCTCCAGATTACCGAGCGCTTGAGGGCGAGGATTTCAAGATGAAGGTGCTCAGCATTTCTTCCGGAGATCAGAAGTTTCTGGAGCTGGAGCATGGCGACTACATGGGTTCGATTCTGGGTCTTGGCATTAAGAGATCGAAGATTGGTGACATCCATGTGCTCGCGGACGGCTGCCATGCGGTCGTAGCCGACGATATCAGCGCGTTTCTCCATCTGAATCTCAGCCAGGTCCACCGGGTGCATGTGATGACGGAACTGCTGCCAATGGACAAGCTTGAAGTTGCCCGCACGAATTTCGAAACGATGGATATTACGGTATCTTCCATGAGACTGGACGGAATCGCCAGCGATGCATATCGAATCAGCCGTACGAAAATCGTGGTGCCGATCAAGGCTGGCCGATGCCGCGTGAACTGGAAAGTGGAAGAGGACCCCTCAACGAATTTAAAAGAAGGCGATGTCGTTTCCATCCAAGGCTTTGGACGGTTTAAAGTTTTGGAGACAGGAAGCCTGACGAAAAAAGGGCGGTACCGTATCAAGGTTGGGAAATATGCCTGA
- a CDS encoding YggT family protein: protein MTYEIYSIVGTLFQIYFYMILVYVLMSWLPNVRESFIGELLGKLVEPYLAPFRRFIPPIMGMIDISPIVALFVLQLAQRGVYAILGYFL, encoded by the coding sequence TTGACCTACGAAATTTACAGTATCGTTGGAACGCTGTTCCAAATTTATTTTTACATGATCTTGGTCTACGTCTTAATGTCATGGCTTCCTAATGTACGAGAAAGCTTTATCGGCGAGCTGCTTGGCAAGCTTGTAGAGCCCTATCTTGCACCATTTCGCCGGTTTATTCCGCCGATCATGGGCATGATCGATATTTCCCCCATTGTCGCATTGTTCGTGCTGCAGCTGGCACAGCGTGGTGTGTACGCAATTCTCGGATATTTCCTATAG